One Cucurbita pepo subsp. pepo cultivar mu-cu-16 chromosome LG20, ASM280686v2, whole genome shotgun sequence genomic window carries:
- the LOC111782967 gene encoding G-type lectin S-receptor-like serine/threonine-protein kinase At1g11330 has product MNPKNICAFSFLLLLSSICFGKDSITSESFIKDPATITSNGSSFQLGFFTPLNSTARYVGIWYNQIPLQTIVWVANANNPLHDSSGIFTISKDGNLVVSNGNHTVLWSSNVTSPTANTTARILDSGNLVLEDPASGLVIWESFKHPSNSFLPPMKLISSKRTTEKVEFTSWKTASDPSTGNFSLALDVRSIPEAVIWNGNNPYWRSGPWNGLTFMGVPEMISVYRIGFNLENENQTYYFSISYNNDNQLLNTMILSPQGNLLQEYWDPSEESWAAAWSALRTPCDYYGACGPFGICNANASPICSCLRGFKPRNAAEWSRGNWSNGCVRNAPLQCEKSTNATGGVEDGFFKVELVKVPFLAEWSNSSSSANECKQECFENCLCSAYAYENGIGCMLWRSDLVDVQTFESIGADLYVRLAEAELDTINDAESKTGIILAAVLPATLIIFFIAICFWWRWKANKRDEYSKKGKRLRLRRDDMIEDKIKLEELPVYEFEKLATATDSFDQRKKLGQGGFGPVYKGVLLDGQEIAIKRLSRASNQGYEEFINEVIVISKLQHRNLVQLLGCCIEREEKMLIYEYMPNLSLDAFIFDSNKQKLLDWRKRFHIIDGIARGLLYLHRDSRLRIIHRDLKASNILLDKDMNPKISDFGMARIFGSNEVQANTIRVVGTYGYMSPEYAMQGQFSEKSDVFSFGVLLLEIISGRRNTGFNRHEYALSLLEFAWKLWIEDNLIALIDPTIYEPCYQSEILRCIQVGLLCVEESINNRPTVLTIISMLNSEIVDLPTPKQPSFIGRPAGSNADISQQCLNKHSTNSLTLTSIIGR; this is encoded by the exons ATGAACCCCAAGAACATCTGCGCcttctcatttcttcttcttctttcatctaTATGCTTCGGCAAAGATTCAATCACATCTGAAAGTTTCATCAAAGACCCAGCAACCATAACCTCAAATGGCAGCTCCTTCCAGTTAGGGTTCTTCACACCACTTAATTCCACCGCTCGATATGTCGGGATTTGGTACAACCAAATCCCCTTACAAACCATTGTGTGGGTAGCAAATGCAAACAACCCTCTCCACGATTCTTCTGGGATTTTCACTATTTCCAAGGATGGAAACCTTGTCGTCTCAAATGGAAACCACACCGTCCTCTGGTCTTCAAATGTTACTTCTCCAACAGCCAACACAACCGCTCGAATCCTCGATTCGGGCAACCTTGTTTTGGAAGATCCTGCTTCTGGGTTGGTCATATGGGAGAGCTTCAAACATCCTTCCAATTCATTCTTGCCTCCCATGAAACTCATCTCAAGCAAAAGAACCACCGAGAAGGTCGAGTTTACCTCATGGAAGACCGCTTCCGATCCATCTACAGGTAACTTTTCTTTAGCCTTAGATGTTCGGAGTATCCCTGAAGCTGTCATTTGGAATGGCAATAACCCATATTGGAGATCTGGTCCATGGAACGGTCTGACTTTCATGGGAGTACCCGAAATGATCTCTGTTTATCGCATTGGGTTTAATCTTGAGAATGAAAACCAAACTTAttatttctcaatttcttataataaCGACAATCAATTACTCAATACCATGATATTAAGCCCGCAAGGCAATCTATTGCAAGAGTACTGGGATCCGTCGGAGGAAAGCTGGGCGGCAGCTTGGTCGGCTCTTAGAACGCCGTGTGATTACTACGGTGCTTGTGGGCCGTTCGGGATATGTAATGCGAATGCATCTCCAATTTGCAGCTGCTTAAGGGGGTTTAAGCCAAGGAACGCGGCGGAGTGGAGTCGAGGAAATTGGAGTAATGGGTGTGTGAGAAATGCACCGTTGCAGTGTGAGAAGTCCACCAACGCCACCGGTGGTGTGGAAGATGGGTTTTTTAAAGTGGAATTGGTTAAAGTTCCATTTTTGGCAGAGTGGTCCAATTCCTCTTCTTCAGCTAATGAATGCAAACAAGAGTGCTTTGAGAATTGCTTGTGTAGTGCTTATGCATATGAAAATGGTATTGGTTGTATGCTGTGGAGAAGCGACTTAGTTGATGTACAGACGTTTGAAAGCATTGGAGCTGATCTTTATGTTCGACTGGCGGAGGCAGAGTTAGACACAATTA ATGATGCAGAAAGCAAGACTGGAATTATTCTAGCCGCAGTTCTTCCAGCAACgcttatcatcttcttcattgccATTTGCTTCTGGTGGAGATGGAAGGCTAACAAAAGAG ATGAGTATagcaaaaaaggaaagagattgAGGTTAAGAAGGGATGACATGATTGAGGACAAAATTAAACTTGAAGAACTGCCTGTTTATGAGTTTGAGAAGCTGGCAACCGCAACAGACAGCTTTGATCAACGTAAAAAGCTTGGACAAGGTGGGTTTGGTCCTGTATATAAG GGAGTATTATTAGATGGACAAGAAATAGCAATAAAGAGGCTTTCAAGAGCTTCAAATCAAGGGTATGAAGAGTTCATAAATGAAGTGATCGTGATATCAAAGCTACAACATAGAAACCTCGTACAGCTTCTCGGCTGCTGCAtcgaaagagaagagaagatgCTTATCTATGAGTATATGCCCAACCTCAGTTTGGATGCCTTCATCTTTG ACtcgaacaaacaaaaactctTGGATTGGAGAAAACGATTCCACATTATCGATGGAATTGCTCGAGGTCTTCTTTACCTTCATAGAGATTCGAGATTAAGAATCATTCATAGGGATTTGAAGGCAAGTAATATATTATTAGACAAAGATATGAATCCGAAAATCTCGGACTTTGGTATGGCAAGAATTTTCGGTAGTAATGAAGTGCAAGCCAATACTATAAGGGTCGTTGGAACTTA TGGATATATGTCACCTGAGTATGCAATGCAAGGACAATTTTCGGAGAAATCAGatgtttttagttttggaGTTTTATTGCTTGAGATCATAAGTGGGAGACGGAACACGGGGTTCAACCGCCATGAATATGCTTTAAGCTTATTGGAGTTT GCATGGAAGTTGTGGATAGAAGACAATCTTATTGCTTTGATTGATCCAACAATATACGAACCGTGCTATCAATCAGAGATTTTGAGGTGCATCCAAGTTGGACTGTTATGTGTTGAAGAATCTATAAACAATAGACCAACTGTTCTTACCATTATTTCAATGCTCAACAGTGAAATTGTAGACCTTCCTACTCCAAAGCAACCTAGCTTTATTGGTAGACCAGCTGGAAGTAATGCAGACATCTCTCAACAATGTCTAAATAAACATTCTACAAATAGTCTTACACTTACCTCAATTATAGGTAGATGA
- the LOC111782966 gene encoding G-type lectin S-receptor-like serine/threonine-protein kinase At1g11330 isoform X1 → MKFRHQICSFTCCRSLLLLLLLLLLSFTSFCSRFCFAGDTITSANFIKDPATILSNGSVFELGFFSPVNSTRRYVGIWFQEFSPQTIVWVANRDNPVKDTSGIFTISKDGNLVVLDSNNSILWSSNVSSSVIGTDNTSAQILDSGNLVLKDSTSGVIIWESFKHPCDKFWTPMKIKTNTRTKEVVGFTSWNTPSDPSTGKFSFLLDVHDLPEAVILNGGDTYWRSGPWNGQSFIGVPEMNSVYLSGYNLAIEDQTYTLSLASKYAFREFSYLFLNSQGNVEQMNWDSEKQYWNFSWLALKTECDFYGACGAFGICNAKTSPVCSCLRGFEPKHEEEWNRGNWSNGCVRKTPLKCENRSSTEEDGFFKLEMVKVPFLAEWSNSSASVDDCRRDCLENCRCSSYAYENGICMHWRNDLIDMQKFESGGADLHLRMALADLDTNNVRDKKRIIIAAVVPATLVIFIIAIAFCWKWKTKKQKKKIMLTSGEKEKILKQTRENDNMIEDDIKLEELPLYDFEKLAIATNEFDMSNKLGQGGFGPVYKGRLLNGQEIAVKRLSRASKQGYEEFINEVRVISKLQHRNLVRLLGCCIEGEEKMLIYEYMPNLSLDAFIFGSPKQQILDWRKRFDIIDGIARGLLYLHRDSRLKIIHRDLKASNILLDKDLNPKISDFGMARIFYGNEDQANTLRVVGTYGYMSPEYAMQGQFSEKSDVFSFGVLLLEIISGRRNTGFYLHEYGISLLGFVWKLWTEGNLIPLIEPAIYELCYQLEILRCIQVGLLCVQEFVNDRPNVSTIISMLNSEIVDLPSPKQPGFVGRPHESNTQPSQPNSDKYSANNVTLTTIIAR, encoded by the exons ATGAAATTCAGACATCAAATTTGCAGCTTTACGTGCTGTcgatctcttcttcttctgctgctgctgctgctgctttcATTCACATCCTTCTGTTCAAGATTTTGCTTTGCCGGCGATACGATCACTTCAGCAAATTTCATCAAAGACCCAGCAACCATTTTATCTAATGGTAGTGTTTTCGAGTTGGGGTTCTTCTCGCCTGTTAATTCAACTCGCCGATATGTCGGAATTTGGTTCCAGGAATTTTCCCCACAAACCATAGTATGGGTGGCCAACAGAGACAACCCTGTCAAAGATACTTCTGGGATTTTCACCATTTCCAAGGATGGGAATCTTGTCGTCTTGGATTCAAACAACAGCATCCTTTGGTCTTCAAATGTTTCTTCCTCTGTAATTGGAACCGACAACACAAGTGCTCAGATTTTAGATTCCGGAAACCTGGTTTTGAAAGATTCTACGTCTGGGGTGATTATATGGGAGAGTTTCAAACACCCTTGTGATAAATTCTGGACTCCCATGAAGATTAAGACAAACACAAGGACTAAAGAGGTGGTCGGATTTACCTCATGGAACACTCCTTCCGATCCATCTACAGGTAAGTTTTCATTTCTGCTGGATGTTCATGATCTTCCTGAAGCTGTCATTTTGAATGGGGGTGATACTTATTGGCGTTCTGGTCCATGGAATGGTCAGTCTTTTATTGGAGTACCTGAAATGAACTCTGTTTATCTCTCTGGATATAACCTCGCAATCGAAGACCAAACGTACACTCTCTCTCTTGCTTCCAAATATGCCTTTCGagaattttcttatttgttctTGAACTCACAAGGGAATGTTGAGCAAATGAATTGGGATTCTGAGAAGCAGTACTGGAACTTTAGTTGGTTGGCTCTAAAAACAGAGTGCGATTTCTACGGCGCTTGTGGGGCGTTTGGGATCTGCAATGCAAAAACATCCCCTGTTTGCAGCTGTTTAAGAGGGTTTGAGCCAAAGCACGAAGAGGAATGGAATCGAGGAAATTGGAGTAATGGGTGTGTGAGAAAGACGCCATTAAAATGCGAGAACAGGTCTAGTACAGAGGAAGATGGGTTTTTTAAACTGGAAATGGTTAAAGTTCCATTTTTGGCAGAGTGGTCTAATTCCTCTGCTTCCGTAGACGATTGCAGGCGCGACTGCTTGGAAAATTGTCGGTGTTCTTCTTATGCATATGAAAATGGAATATGCATGCACTGGAGAAATGACTTAATTGATATGCAAAAGTTCGAGAGCGGTGGAGCAGATCTTCACCTTCGAATGGCATTAGCAGATTTAGATACAA ATAATGTAAGAGACaagaaaagaattattatAGCCGCAGTTGTACCAGCAACGCTTGTCATCTTCATCATTGCCATAGCATTTTGCTGGAAATGGAAGACTAAAAAACAGA AGAAGAAGATAATGCTGACGTCtggtgaaaaagaaaagattttgaagCAAACGCGGGAGAATGATAATATGATTGAGGATGATATCAAACTTGAGGAGCTACCACTTTATGACTTTGAGAAGCTAGCAATTGCAACCAATGAGTTTGATATGAGCAACAAGCTTGGGCAGGGTGGGTTTGGGCCCGTATATAAG GGGAGGTTATTGAATGGACAGGAAATAGCAGTAAAGAGGCTTTCAAGAGCCTCTAAACAAGGGTATGAAGAGTTTATAAACGAAGTAAGAGTGATTTCAAAGCTGCAACACAGGAATCTTGTACGCCTTTTGGGATGTTGCATTGAAGGGGAAGAGAAGATGTTGATCTATGAGTATATGCCCAACTTAAGTTTGGATGCATTCATCTTTG GCTCTCCCAAACAACAAATTCTCGATTGGAGAAAAAGATTCGATATTATCGATGGAATTGCTCGTGGTCTTCTTTATCTTCACAGGGATTCAAGATTGAAAATCATTCACAGAGACCTCAAGGCAAGTAATATTTTGTTAGACAAAGATTTGAACCCTAAAATTTCAGACTTTGGCATGGCAAGAATCTTTTACGGCAATGAAGATCAAGCAAACACTTTAAGAGTTGTCGGAACTTA TGGATATATGTCTCCTGAGTATGCAATGCAAGGTCAATTTTCAGAAAAATCAGACGTTTTTAGTTTTGGAGTTTTACTACTTGAAATTATTAGCGGGAGACGAAATACAGGATTCTACCTCCATGAATATGGCATAAGCTTATTGGGATTT GTATGGAAGTTGTGGACGGAAGGCAATCTTATTCCTTTGATTGAACCAGCAATATATGAACTATGCTACCAATTAGAGATTTTGAGATGCATTCAAGTGGGGCTCTTATGCGTTCAAGAATTTGTAAATGACAGGCCAAATGTGTCCACCATTATTTCAATGCTCAACAGTGAAATTGTCGATCTTCCTTCTCCAAAGCAACCGGGTTTTGTCGGTAGACCACATGAAAGTAACACACAACCTTCTCAACCAAATTCAGATAAATATTCAGCAAATAATGTTACACTTACCACAATTATAGCTCGATAG
- the LOC111782966 gene encoding G-type lectin S-receptor-like serine/threonine-protein kinase At1g11330 isoform X2: protein MKFRHQICSFTCCRSLLLLLLLLLLSFTSFCSRFCFAGDTITSANFIKDPATILSNGSVFELGFFSPVNSTRRYVGIWFQEFSPQTIVWVANRDNPVKDTSGIFTISKDGNLVVLDSNNSILWSSNVSSSVIGTDNTSAQILDSGNLVLKDSTSGVIIWESFKHPCDKFWTPMKIKTNTRTKEVVGFTSWNTPSDPSTGKFSFLLDVHDLPEAVILNGGDTYWRSGPWNGQSFIGVPEMNSVYLSGYNLAIEDQTYTLSLASKYAFREFSYLFLNSQGNVEQMNWDSEKQYWNFSWLALKTECDFYGACGAFGICNAKTSPVCSCLRGFEPKHEEEWNRGNWSNGCVRKTPLKCENRSSTEEDGFFKLEMVKVPFLAEWSNSSASVDDCRRDCLENCRCSSYAYENGICMHWRNDLIDMQKFESGGADLHLRMALADLDTNNVRDKKRIIIAAVVPATLVIFIIAIAFCWKWKTKKQKKKIMLTSGEKEKILKQTRENDNMIEDDIKLEELPLYDFEKLAIATNEFDMSNKLGQGGFGPVYKGRLLNGQEIAVKRLSRASKQGYEEFINEVRVISKLQHRNLVRLLGCCIEGEEKMLIYEYMPNLSLDAFIFGSPKQQILDWRKRFDIIDGIARGLLYLHRDSRLKIIHRDLKASNILLDKDLNPKISDFGMARIFYGNEDQANTLRVVGT, encoded by the exons ATGAAATTCAGACATCAAATTTGCAGCTTTACGTGCTGTcgatctcttcttcttctgctgctgctgctgctgctttcATTCACATCCTTCTGTTCAAGATTTTGCTTTGCCGGCGATACGATCACTTCAGCAAATTTCATCAAAGACCCAGCAACCATTTTATCTAATGGTAGTGTTTTCGAGTTGGGGTTCTTCTCGCCTGTTAATTCAACTCGCCGATATGTCGGAATTTGGTTCCAGGAATTTTCCCCACAAACCATAGTATGGGTGGCCAACAGAGACAACCCTGTCAAAGATACTTCTGGGATTTTCACCATTTCCAAGGATGGGAATCTTGTCGTCTTGGATTCAAACAACAGCATCCTTTGGTCTTCAAATGTTTCTTCCTCTGTAATTGGAACCGACAACACAAGTGCTCAGATTTTAGATTCCGGAAACCTGGTTTTGAAAGATTCTACGTCTGGGGTGATTATATGGGAGAGTTTCAAACACCCTTGTGATAAATTCTGGACTCCCATGAAGATTAAGACAAACACAAGGACTAAAGAGGTGGTCGGATTTACCTCATGGAACACTCCTTCCGATCCATCTACAGGTAAGTTTTCATTTCTGCTGGATGTTCATGATCTTCCTGAAGCTGTCATTTTGAATGGGGGTGATACTTATTGGCGTTCTGGTCCATGGAATGGTCAGTCTTTTATTGGAGTACCTGAAATGAACTCTGTTTATCTCTCTGGATATAACCTCGCAATCGAAGACCAAACGTACACTCTCTCTCTTGCTTCCAAATATGCCTTTCGagaattttcttatttgttctTGAACTCACAAGGGAATGTTGAGCAAATGAATTGGGATTCTGAGAAGCAGTACTGGAACTTTAGTTGGTTGGCTCTAAAAACAGAGTGCGATTTCTACGGCGCTTGTGGGGCGTTTGGGATCTGCAATGCAAAAACATCCCCTGTTTGCAGCTGTTTAAGAGGGTTTGAGCCAAAGCACGAAGAGGAATGGAATCGAGGAAATTGGAGTAATGGGTGTGTGAGAAAGACGCCATTAAAATGCGAGAACAGGTCTAGTACAGAGGAAGATGGGTTTTTTAAACTGGAAATGGTTAAAGTTCCATTTTTGGCAGAGTGGTCTAATTCCTCTGCTTCCGTAGACGATTGCAGGCGCGACTGCTTGGAAAATTGTCGGTGTTCTTCTTATGCATATGAAAATGGAATATGCATGCACTGGAGAAATGACTTAATTGATATGCAAAAGTTCGAGAGCGGTGGAGCAGATCTTCACCTTCGAATGGCATTAGCAGATTTAGATACAA ATAATGTAAGAGACaagaaaagaattattatAGCCGCAGTTGTACCAGCAACGCTTGTCATCTTCATCATTGCCATAGCATTTTGCTGGAAATGGAAGACTAAAAAACAGA AGAAGAAGATAATGCTGACGTCtggtgaaaaagaaaagattttgaagCAAACGCGGGAGAATGATAATATGATTGAGGATGATATCAAACTTGAGGAGCTACCACTTTATGACTTTGAGAAGCTAGCAATTGCAACCAATGAGTTTGATATGAGCAACAAGCTTGGGCAGGGTGGGTTTGGGCCCGTATATAAG GGGAGGTTATTGAATGGACAGGAAATAGCAGTAAAGAGGCTTTCAAGAGCCTCTAAACAAGGGTATGAAGAGTTTATAAACGAAGTAAGAGTGATTTCAAAGCTGCAACACAGGAATCTTGTACGCCTTTTGGGATGTTGCATTGAAGGGGAAGAGAAGATGTTGATCTATGAGTATATGCCCAACTTAAGTTTGGATGCATTCATCTTTG GCTCTCCCAAACAACAAATTCTCGATTGGAGAAAAAGATTCGATATTATCGATGGAATTGCTCGTGGTCTTCTTTATCTTCACAGGGATTCAAGATTGAAAATCATTCACAGAGACCTCAAGGCAAGTAATATTTTGTTAGACAAAGATTTGAACCCTAAAATTTCAGACTTTGGCATGGCAAGAATCTTTTACGGCAATGAAGATCAAGCAAACACTTTAAGAGTTGTCGGAACTTA